The following is a genomic window from Oncorhynchus masou masou isolate Uvic2021 chromosome 6, UVic_Omas_1.1, whole genome shotgun sequence.
tacagtattggtataactagtggtttcctcattagcatGGCAGAGTTTCTGCAACCAAGTTGTGTGTGCATTGACCTCATGCTGCAATTTTAGCAAACACAGAAAAAGGCCTATATTGGAGACCAATAGTTGTCAGGCACACTGCTTAGGATTGCAACAACTTTAATAACTTATTTCTAGTTACTACTAaagtgaaaacaagacaaaatatgGCTTGTTCCTAACTTGACTGTCTTAATTGTCAAATAATTTGACAGACATAATTTGTTGTTCAACTTCATGGTTATGCTCTGGGCATCACTTTTTACCTCAAATAAACAGTGGATTTCTGCTGTTGTGGGCCTCTAaccatctgtctgactttgtcattcacacaggagagagacaggacaattgtggatcctctggggacactcaacaacatcatgatgctgacgaggcagagaaaagtctctccagatcagaactcctcaagaaacaccagcgagtacacacaggagagaaatccttctgctgctctgactgtgggaaaatATTGAACTCTTCAGTAGACCTTAAGATACATCAAATaattcacactggagagaaacttTCTAggtgtgatcaatgtgggaagagtttcggTACATCTGGCTGTCTGACaaaacaccagagaacacacacaggagagaaattgTATAGCTGTactcagtgtgggaagagttttactcattCAACCAGcctgatatcacaccagagaacacacacaggagagaaatcgtatagctgtgatcaatgtggaaaACGTTTCGGTACATCTGGCTGTCTGACAaaacatcagagaacacacacaggagagaaaccttatagctgtggtcaatgtgggaaaaGTTTTGGTACATCTGGCTGTCTGgcaacacaccagagaacacacacaggagagaaatcttatagctgtactcaatgtgggaaTAGTTTTACTCATTCAACCAGcctgatatcacaccagagaacacacacaggagagaaaccttatagctgtggtcaatgtgggaagagtttcactcAGTCAACCAGTCTgacatcacaccagagaacacacacaggagagaaaccctaTAGCTGTGatgaatgtgggaagagttttactcagctaAGCAGcctgatatcacaccagagaacacacacaggagagaaaccttatagctgtaatcaatgtgggaAGTGTTTTGCTTCATCTGGCATTCTGACtgtacaccagagaatacacacaggcgAGAAACCTTAttgctgtgatcaatgtgggaggagttttacTCAGCTAAGCAGCCTGGTAtctcaccagagaacacacacaggagagaaacctcacagctgtaatcaatgtgggaagagatactctgataaaagatctctgactaaacatcagaaaatacatgtagttgtttcatgatatcaatgaaatAATGTAGAATGTTTTTAATATTGTGGAAGTATTTTAGTCACGTCACAATAAAGAACGTTTTAACATTGTAGGAGCAGTATTTTAAGGAATGTCAGAATGTAGAAACCTAAACGTTTGCTCTGAATTGAAGGAGTACTATTTATGAGATTTAACAAAAATAGAGTTGTGTTACACTTACAACTTTGGTGACCCACTTGAATGaaaatgcaacacttcaaaatgtTTAGGTTTACAATATATCCCAAACTGTTTCTACATATTGGGTATTGTGTTTTGACATTGCACTATTCCCATGAgcaaaatgtaattgaaaataCGTTGAAAATAACACTATGCCCAATGTCCAATATATGTTCGGTTGAAAGTGAAAGTTGAGAAGATGTATTTTCTGGTTGTTTTTTCAATGACTTGAAAACAACTTAATTTCAAGGTACTTGCAGCCTATACACATGGACGCAGTATAATAAATTGGTCTATAATCAATTTTATTAACAATCTTACATCACTCCAGCATTTCTTTACAACATCCAAGTACTAATTGTCTTTATTCCACTACTGAAGTGGCATGAATCAAATCACCTACTCATATGTCAAACATTCAGCCTGACAAAAGATACATTTTCTTATCATTCCATGCCTCACCCGTAAGTTAATTATTGCCAATACATATTAACAAAGGGGTCTACATTTGCTTTTGATATTTCATATTTACAATTCATGTAACATTTAGTCATTATTTATGCAACCAACTGACAATTTATGGGTACAATTATATTGAAATTGTTATCCTGCTTTTAGAATATCAGGGTTCATTCTCAGATGTGCCAACCCAAATGTTCTGTAGCATGACATTGGGGACTGGGCCCCAATCCAACAACATGCCTGTCGAGATATTGCAGGAGTTTGCTCTTGAAATCAGAcatgactaatacaatttgatttgtgttTTGTTTGTGCTCCTTCCAAGGGGACGAGAGTGAGTTTCAGGAAGACAagagttctagaagctagtgAGTTTTAGGATTCTATAGAAAGAAAAAGAACAAAAATTATATGATTGTATATTATCGTTTAGAAGTATgtgttttttcttgtttttaattgtTGACAGCAAGTTGTTTTCTGTTGGTGATGAGCAAACTTGGCCAATAAAAATATAGGCTA
Proteins encoded in this region:
- the LOC135542400 gene encoding zinc finger protein 664-like: MSSLNYSPPDKEEVCWTGKEALVKEEKEEKDVTIQKQVEGEAVTVKEEEEDAFFGMKDEEGEITVTLEEDEEEKTGELINTRQYRERQDNCGSSGDTQQHHDADEAEKSLSRSELLKKHQRVHTGEKSFCCSDCGKILNSSVDLKIHQIIHTGEKLSRCDQCGKSFGTSGCLTKHQRTHTGEKLYSCTQCGKSFTHSTSLISHQRTHTGEKSYSCDQCGKRFGTSGCLTKHQRTHTGEKPYSCGQCGKSFGTSGCLATHQRTHTGEKSYSCTQCGNSFTHSTSLISHQRTHTGEKPYSCGQCGKSFTQSTSLTSHQRTHTGEKPYSCDECGKSFTQLSSLISHQRTHTGEKPYSCNQCGKCFASSGILTVHQRIHTGEKPYCCDQCGRSFTQLSSLVSHQRTHTGEKPHSCNQCGKRYSDKRSLTKHQKIHVVVS